A region of Anguilla anguilla isolate fAngAng1 chromosome 18, fAngAng1.pri, whole genome shotgun sequence DNA encodes the following proteins:
- the nphp1 gene encoding nephrocystin-1 isoform X2 codes for MAPKRKGPLQTVQRNTDDIKKQVDSLMLEVRQFKGSAESKAMTEASERCTHLQRSVEETMMTLKKLTKADEPAPVGNYEQRKLDEENRLKMMQEQLQALALAVSPAQKPGPSRNADVPSSSQTEEDDDAGAESEEEESEEEEDEDEEDDDEEEDLENQAETFIAISAFTGEQEGDLTVQKGELLSILSKNPDGWWLAQDSSGNKGLVPKTYLKAHQDEEEEGDAEDSETEEESEEEVDEVSKTKQSSQKSAWDVVRKEVLEMNATDVLAAMGAIPAGFRPSTLCSLLSEGNTYRGSYYLQPELSQSQLAFKDLFWDPDTGNVRPRPSRTSLTLTLWSCRMIPTPGVGVQVLSRHVRLCVFDGAKVLSNIHTVRACYNSKNPKTWTFSPRMVGILPSLMDGDCFVRIDSQSPDLGILFELGVTYIRNSTGERGDLSCGWAFLRLCDASGVPVPRRTYELPVHGGTPYEQGVDVDPSITRRATGSVLQQMMVSRKLPKLIVKLKSPNAKTRANLNLLPDTLVGSRCSVQLLALYRQVLADALLRDRLTMQNAGKDCCRWCG; via the exons ATGGCACCAAAGAGAAAAGGGCCTTTGCAAACAGTGCAAAGGAACACGGATGATATTAAAAAACAG GTTGATAGTTTGATGCTAGAAGTTCGCCAGTTCAAAGGATCTGCAGAGAGCAAAGCAATGACAGAGGCATCAGAGAG atgcacacatttacaaagatCAGTTGAAGAAACTATGATGACTCTGAAGAAGCTAACCAAA gctgacGAACCTGCGCCGGTGGGGAATTATGAGCAGAGAAAACTGGATGAAGAAAACAGACTGAAGATGatgcaggagcagctgcaggcttTGGCTCTGGCTGTCTCTCCCGCCCAGAAGCCCGGTCCAAG CCGAAATGCAGACGTGCCAAGTTCTTCTCAGACTGAGGAAGACGATGATGCAGGAGctgagagtgaggaagaggaaagtgaagaagaggaagatgaggacgaagaagatgatgatgaggaagaaGATTTAGAAAATCAAGCAGAGACTTTCATTGCCATCAGCGCCTTCACAGGCGAACAGGAGGGTGACCTCACGGTGCAG AAGGGGGAGCTGCTGAGCATTCTCAGTAAAAACCCTGATGGCTGGTGGCTTGCCCAAGACTCCAGTGGAAACAAAGGTTTAGTGCCCAAAACATACCTGAAG GCGCAccaggatgaggaagaggaaggtgaTGCAGAGGATTCAGAGACtgaggaagagagtgaggaggaggtGGATGAAGTCTCAAAAACCAAGCAGAG CAGCCAAAAATCTGCCTGGGATGTTGTGAGAAAAGAAGTTTTAGAG ATGAACGCTACGGATGTTCTGGCTGCCATGGGGGCCATCCCCGCTGGGTTCCGGCCGTCCACCCTCTGCAGTCTGCTCAGTGAAG GGAACACCTACAGGGGCAGCTACTACCTCCAGCCAGAGCTCAGCCAGTCCCAGCTGGCTTTCAAAGACCTTTTCTGGGACCCGGACACTGGAAAC GTGCGGCCCCGCCCGTCCCGGACGTCTCTGACGCTCACGCTGTGGAGCTGCAGGATGATCCCCacgccgggggtgggggtgcaggtcCTCAGCAGACACGTGCGGCTGTGCGTGTTCGACGGAGCCAAG GTTCTGAGTAACATTCACACCGTCAGAGCCTGTTACAATTCGAAAAACCCCAAGACCTGGACGTTTTCTCCAAGG ATGGTTGGCATCCTTCCCAGCCTGATGGATGGAGACTGCTTTGTCCGGATCGACTCGCAGTCACCTGACCTGGGAATCCTGTTTGAACTGGGGGTCACCTACATCCGAAAT TCCACAGGTGAGCGGGGGGACCTGAGCTGTGGCTGGGCGTTCCTGAGGCTGTGTGACGCCAGCGGCGTGCCTGTCCCGCGCAG GACCTATGAACTGCCGGTGCACGGAGGCACCCCGTACGAGCAGGGCGTGGATGTGGACCCCTCTATAACCAGAAGAG CCACGGGCAGCGTGCTGCAGCAGATGATGGTCTCCAGGAAACTGCCCAAACTCATCGTCAAGCTGAAGTCCCCCAACGCTAAGACCAGGGCCAATCTGAA CCTCCTGCCGGACACTCTGGTGGGCAGCAGGTGCAGTGTCCAGCTGCTGGCGCTGTACAGACAGGTGCTGGCAGACGCGCTGCTGAGAGACAGGCTCACCATGCAGAACGCAGGTAAGGACTGCTGCAGGTGGTGTGGGTAA
- the LOC118217784 gene encoding myelin and lymphocyte protein-like produces MASTTSSGVLPSGCKILCKMPDLLFIPEFVAGGLVWTLVASTEVLIPNPQGWVMFVSIFCFVMTTIWFICFLSGINQNGSYWPTLDVTYHFIAAALYLSAAVPEALITIELKAIAVNPPGLKIYRENIAAVVMAYVATLLYAVHTIFSAIRWKSS; encoded by the exons ATGgcctccaccacctccagcgGCGTGTTGCCCAGCGGCTGCAAGATACTCTGCAAGATGCCCGATCTCCTCTTCATCCCTGAGTTT GTGGCCGGTGGTCTGGTGTGGACGCTGGTGGCCTCCACAGAAGTACTGATTCCCAACCCTCAAGGTTGGGTGATGTTCGTGTCCATCTTCTGCTTTGTCATGACCACCATCTGGTTCATCTGTTTCCTCAGTGGAATCAACCAGAATGGTTCCTATTGGCCAACACTG GATGTGACTTATCATTTCATCGCCGCGGCCCTCTACCTGAGCGCTGCTGTTCCGGAGGCACTCATCACCATCGAGCTGAAAGCGATCGCCGTTAATCCGCCCGGACTGAAGATCTACCGGGAGAACATCGCAGCGGTG GTAATGGCCTACGTGGCCACGCTCCTGTACGCAGTGCACACAATCTTCTCAGCCATCCGGTGGAAATCTTCCTGA
- the nphp1 gene encoding nephrocystin-1 isoform X1: protein MAPKRKGPLQTVQRNTDDIKKQVDSLMLEVRQFKGSAESKAMTEASERCTHLQRSVEETMMTLKKLTKADEPAPVGNYEQRKLDEENRLKMMQEQLQALALAVSPAQKPGPSRNADVPSSSQTEEDDDAGAESEEEESEEEEDEDEEDDDEEEDLENQAETFIAISAFTGEQEGDLTVQKGELLSILSKNPDGWWLAQDSSGNKGLVPKTYLKAHQDEEEEGDAEDSETEEESEEEVDEVSKTKQSSQKSAWDVVRKEVLEMNATDVLAAMGAIPAGFRPSTLCSLLSEGNTYRGSYYLQPELSQSQLAFKDLFWDPDTGNVRPRPSRTSLTLTLWSCRMIPTPGVGVQVLSRHVRLCVFDGAKVLSNIHTVRACYNSKNPKTWTFSPRMVGILPSLMDGDCFVRIDSQSPDLGILFELGVTYIRNSTGERGDLSCGWAFLRLCDASGVPVPRRTYELPVHGGTPYEQGVDVDPSITRRATGSVLQQMMVSRKLPKLIVKLKSPNAKTRANLNLLPDTLVGSRCSVQLLALYRQVLADALLRDRLTMQNADLICSPVLATFPQVLHQTDLLDALRSAWAERESGLKRSQKRDTQLLKGLFVEVYLETVFPLLHSAGLPPARWADEEQETQRASVVFARPPQGALATLLSADHAQEAFDIAQLAYDFLSPTRAAPPTN, encoded by the exons ATGGCACCAAAGAGAAAAGGGCCTTTGCAAACAGTGCAAAGGAACACGGATGATATTAAAAAACAG GTTGATAGTTTGATGCTAGAAGTTCGCCAGTTCAAAGGATCTGCAGAGAGCAAAGCAATGACAGAGGCATCAGAGAG atgcacacatttacaaagatCAGTTGAAGAAACTATGATGACTCTGAAGAAGCTAACCAAA gctgacGAACCTGCGCCGGTGGGGAATTATGAGCAGAGAAAACTGGATGAAGAAAACAGACTGAAGATGatgcaggagcagctgcaggcttTGGCTCTGGCTGTCTCTCCCGCCCAGAAGCCCGGTCCAAG CCGAAATGCAGACGTGCCAAGTTCTTCTCAGACTGAGGAAGACGATGATGCAGGAGctgagagtgaggaagaggaaagtgaagaagaggaagatgaggacgaagaagatgatgatgaggaagaaGATTTAGAAAATCAAGCAGAGACTTTCATTGCCATCAGCGCCTTCACAGGCGAACAGGAGGGTGACCTCACGGTGCAG AAGGGGGAGCTGCTGAGCATTCTCAGTAAAAACCCTGATGGCTGGTGGCTTGCCCAAGACTCCAGTGGAAACAAAGGTTTAGTGCCCAAAACATACCTGAAG GCGCAccaggatgaggaagaggaaggtgaTGCAGAGGATTCAGAGACtgaggaagagagtgaggaggaggtGGATGAAGTCTCAAAAACCAAGCAGAG CAGCCAAAAATCTGCCTGGGATGTTGTGAGAAAAGAAGTTTTAGAG ATGAACGCTACGGATGTTCTGGCTGCCATGGGGGCCATCCCCGCTGGGTTCCGGCCGTCCACCCTCTGCAGTCTGCTCAGTGAAG GGAACACCTACAGGGGCAGCTACTACCTCCAGCCAGAGCTCAGCCAGTCCCAGCTGGCTTTCAAAGACCTTTTCTGGGACCCGGACACTGGAAAC GTGCGGCCCCGCCCGTCCCGGACGTCTCTGACGCTCACGCTGTGGAGCTGCAGGATGATCCCCacgccgggggtgggggtgcaggtcCTCAGCAGACACGTGCGGCTGTGCGTGTTCGACGGAGCCAAG GTTCTGAGTAACATTCACACCGTCAGAGCCTGTTACAATTCGAAAAACCCCAAGACCTGGACGTTTTCTCCAAGG ATGGTTGGCATCCTTCCCAGCCTGATGGATGGAGACTGCTTTGTCCGGATCGACTCGCAGTCACCTGACCTGGGAATCCTGTTTGAACTGGGGGTCACCTACATCCGAAAT TCCACAGGTGAGCGGGGGGACCTGAGCTGTGGCTGGGCGTTCCTGAGGCTGTGTGACGCCAGCGGCGTGCCTGTCCCGCGCAG GACCTATGAACTGCCGGTGCACGGAGGCACCCCGTACGAGCAGGGCGTGGATGTGGACCCCTCTATAACCAGAAGAG CCACGGGCAGCGTGCTGCAGCAGATGATGGTCTCCAGGAAACTGCCCAAACTCATCGTCAAGCTGAAGTCCCCCAACGCTAAGACCAGGGCCAATCTGAA CCTCCTGCCGGACACTCTGGTGGGCAGCAGGTGCAGTGTCCAGCTGCTGGCGCTGTACAGACAGGTGCTGGCAGACGCGCTGCTGAGAGACAGGCTCACCATGCAGAACGCAG ATCTAATCTGCAGCCCGGTGCTGGCCACGTTCCCCCAGGTTCTCCATCAGACCGATCTTCTGGACGCCCTGAGG AGCGCGTgggcggagagggagagtgggctGAAGAGATCTCAGAAG CGGGACACACAGCTGCTGAAGGGCCTGTTTGTGGAGGTGTACCTGGAGACAGTCTTCCCCCTGCTGCACTCAGCCGGCCTGCCCCCTGCCCGGTGGGCCGACGAGGAGCAGGAGACGCAGCGTGCCAGCGTGGTTTTCGCCCGCCCCCCGCAGGGCGCGCTCGCCACCCTCCTCTCCGCCGACCACGCCCAGGAGGCCTTCGACATCGCCCAGCTCGCCTACGACTTCCTGAGCCCCACCAgggcagccccgcccaccaacTGA
- the LOC118217829 gene encoding mitoregulin: MADVSERTLQVAILISFASGFLAGWQANRMRRRFLDWRKKRLQDKLSETQKKLDLA; encoded by the coding sequence ATGGCTGATGTCTCGGAAAGGACATTACAAGTTGCAATACTGATTTCCTTTGCATCGGGGTTTCTAGCAGGTTGGCAGGCCAACAGAATGAGAAGGAGATTCCTCGACTGGAGGAAGAAACGTCTACAagacaaactgtcagaaacacagaagAAACTGGATTTGGCATAA
- the LOC118217718 gene encoding myelin and lymphocyte protein-like: MAAATAQHARNLPSGAGIFMTAPDILYLPELLFGGLVWILVAVTHVEPANPQGWVMFVSVFCFVMTFLWFVIFACGGHRNSGSWAAADFVYHALAVIFYLSSSVSLASTTIAFGILAPSSVTYKADIAAVVFSYVAMLLYFIHFILSAIRWKDF; the protein is encoded by the exons ATGGCAGCGGCTACAGCTCAACACGCGCGCAACTTGCCCAGTGGCGCCGGCATCTTCATGACCGCACCGGATATTTTATACCTCCCGGAACTT CTCTTCGGCGGGCTGGTGTGGATCCTGGTGGCCGTCACGCACGTCGAGCCAGCCAATCCGCAGGGCTGGGTGATGTTCGTGTCCGTCTTCTGCTTCGTGATGACCTTCCTGTGGTTTGTGATCTTCGCCTGTGGGGGGCACAGAAACAGCGGATCGTGGGCAGCTGCG GACTTTGTGTACCACGCGCTGGCAGTGATTTTTTACCTCAGCTCCTCAGTGTCCCTGGCCTCGACAACCATCGCCTTTGGGATTCTAGCACCAAGCTCCGTGACCTACAAAGCTGACATTGCTGCAGTT GTGTTTTCGTACGTGGCCATGCTGCTCTACTTCATACACTTCATTCTGTCGGCCATCAGGTGGAAGGACTTCTAG